A single region of the Salvia miltiorrhiza cultivar Shanhuang (shh) chromosome 8, IMPLAD_Smil_shh, whole genome shotgun sequence genome encodes:
- the LOC130997085 gene encoding NDR1/HIN1-like protein 3 encodes MGETRQPHLNGAYYGPSIPPPSKPSKSYHRPGRGGGGCCCNPFSCCCSCLMNCICTCICQIIFTILIVVGLIVLVLWLVFRPNTVKFHVNEASLTEFNINNNTLHYNLALNLTIRNPNKRIGIYYDRIEARAFYQGQRFSTVELQKFYQGKKNTSNVSAEFKGSQLVLLGNNEMSKYNEDRTAGRYEIDIKLYLRIRMKFAFVKSTRVKPKIDCDLKIPLNSNGTASGTYEPTRCDFDWR; translated from the coding sequence ATGGGGGAAACCAGGCAGCCGCATCTGAATGGGGCCTACTACGGCCCCTCCATTCCGCCGCCGTCCAAACCGTCCAAGAGCTATCACCGCCCCggccgcggcggcggcggctgctgCTGTAACCCCTTCAGCTGCTGCTGTAGCTGCCTCATGAACTGCATCTGCACCTGCATCTGCCAGATCATCTTCACCATCCTCATCGTCGTCGGATTAATCGTCCTCGTGTTGTGGCTGGTGTTCCGCCCCAACACCGTCAAGTTCCATGTCAACGAGGCTTCTCTCACCGAGttcaacatcaacaacaacacgCTCCACTACAATCTGGCGCTGAATCTGACGATTCGCAACCCGAACAAGCGCATCGGCATCTACTACGACCGGATCGAGGCTAGGGCTTTCTACCAGGGCCAGCGATTCTCCACCGTCGAGCTGCAGAAGTTCTATCAGGGGAAGAAGAACACCAGCAATGTGAGCGCGGAGTTCAAAGGTTCGCAATTGGTGCTGCTCGGAAACAACGAGATGTCGAAATACAACGAAGATCGAACCGCCGGCAGGTACGAGATCGATATTAAGCTGTATCTGCGGATCAGGATGAAGTTTGCGTTCGTGAAATCGAcaagagtgaagccgaagaTCGATTGCGATCTGAAAATCCCGTTGAATTCGAACGGCACGGCGTCGGGGACTTACGAGCCGACGAGGTGCGATTTCGATTGGCGCTGA